One window of Syngnathus acus chromosome 16, fSynAcu1.2, whole genome shotgun sequence genomic DNA carries:
- the tnfb gene encoding tumor necrosis factor b (TNF superfamily, member 2), with protein sequence MVALTSTPADVEAAVGLREEEKTVVVVEKRSYSAWMWRLSAGLLVAALCLGMVLLFAWYWHGRSDGKTPSVGPTLALVADEDKSDPHHTLKKISSKAKAAIHLEGIHEEGDSVKEKLQWRNGQGQAFAQGGLTLHNNQIVVPHTGLYFVYSQASFRVSCSEDGLEHDTASPGKRLAPLSHRVWRYSDSVGSKASLMSAVRSACQQSTSVEEDQRYKHGWYNALYLGAVFQLNKDDQLWTETNQLSELETDGGKTFFGVFAL encoded by the exons atGGTGGCTTTGACTTCAACACCGGCCGACGTGGAAGCGGCAGTGGGTCTccgggaggaggagaagacggtggtggtggtggagaagCGCTCGTACTCGGCCTGGATGTGGAGGCTGTCTGCTGGCCTCCTAGTGGCTGCGCTGTGCTTGGGCATGGTGCTGCTCTTCGCCTGGTACTGGCACGGACGATCGGATGGCAAG ACGCCTTCGGTGGGCCCGACGCTGGCGCTGGTTGCCGACGAGGACAAGTCCGATCCCCACCACACACTGAAGAAGATCAGCAGCAAAGCCAAGGCGGCCATTCATCTCGAAG GTATTCATGAAGAAGGTGACAGCGTAAAGGAAAAGCTGCAATGGCGTAACGGCCAAGGTCAGGCCTTCGCGCAGGGCGGCCTGACCCTGCACAACAACCAGATCGTGGTGCCGCACACCGGCCTCTACTTCGTCTACAGCCAGGCGTCCTTCCGCGTCTCCTGCAGCGAAGACGGCCTGGAACACGACACGGCGTCTCCGGGGAAGCGCCTGGCGCCCCTCAGCCACCGCGTGTGGCGCTACTCGGACTCTGTGGGCAGCAAGGCCTCGCTGATGAGCGCCGTACGCTCGGCGTGCCAGCAAAGCACGTCCGTCGAGGAGGATCAGCGCTACAAGCACGGCTGGTACAACGCCTTGTACCTGGGGGCCGTCTTCCAGCTCAACAAAGACGACCAGCTGTGGACCGAGACCAACCAACTGTCCGAGCTGGAGACGGACGGCGGCAAGACCTTTTTCGGCGTCTTCGCCCTCTGA